In Paenibacillus sp. FSL M7-0420, a single genomic region encodes these proteins:
- a CDS encoding helix-turn-helix transcriptional regulator, whose amino-acid sequence MNNRLEELRKQRGIRQEELAAALEVSRQTIGSLENGRYNPSILLAFKIARYFGLSIEEIFIYEEEEN is encoded by the coding sequence ATGAACAACCGTTTGGAAGAATTACGCAAGCAGCGCGGAATCAGGCAGGAGGAATTAGCAGCGGCGCTTGAGGTGTCCAGGCAGACGATAGGTTCACTGGAGAACGGCCGCTATAACCCGTCCATCCTGCTCGCGTTCAAGATTGCCCGTTATTTCGGACTCAGCATTGAGGAGATTTTTATTTATGAGGAGGAAGAGAATTGA
- a CDS encoding ABC transporter substrate-binding protein, with protein MNRATQKQGAGRKKFAARQSGLFMVWMLALVLVLTACGSGGGTNAGTAAQPSASAEPSPSPEAQTQATPEAQATAAYPVTFKHIKGEYTLTEKPKVIAVLDVKFADQLIALGEKPAGSVVAGTKDEFPEYLSAQMDGVKVLGTRDEPNLEAIVALNPDLILMTDFQEEAYESVSKIAPTIVLDFYEDWRDTLATIGTITGKQAEAEVVKKAYEDKITGLREQLSAKLGDETVALIRPRPEGIRVHGPEHRTGSILYEDLGLKAPAFVQAIKDDTSVEISMETVSDIGADRYFLLSDDLFAKEAEALASSPIWKSLDAVKNNRAYDVNSTLWIAYYGPLAINIIVDQASEALLGAH; from the coding sequence GTGAACAGAGCAACACAGAAACAAGGGGCCGGCAGGAAGAAATTCGCCGCCCGGCAATCAGGATTATTCATGGTATGGATGCTGGCGCTGGTACTGGTACTTACAGCTTGTGGTTCTGGGGGAGGCACGAATGCAGGTACAGCCGCACAGCCTTCTGCTTCAGCTGAGCCGTCTCCATCGCCTGAAGCACAGACGCAGGCAACACCGGAGGCACAGGCTACAGCAGCCTACCCGGTTACCTTCAAACATATCAAGGGCGAATATACGCTTACGGAGAAGCCGAAGGTGATTGCTGTGCTTGATGTGAAATTCGCCGATCAGCTGATCGCGCTTGGAGAGAAGCCGGCAGGCAGCGTAGTTGCCGGAACCAAGGACGAGTTCCCGGAATATTTGAGTGCTCAAATGGACGGGGTGAAGGTCCTGGGTACACGCGATGAGCCCAATCTGGAAGCCATTGTGGCGCTGAACCCGGATCTGATCTTGATGACTGATTTTCAGGAAGAAGCTTATGAGAGTGTCAGTAAAATCGCGCCTACAATCGTCCTGGACTTCTATGAGGATTGGCGGGATACGCTGGCTACCATCGGTACAATAACAGGGAAGCAGGCAGAGGCTGAAGTAGTGAAGAAAGCCTATGAGGATAAAATCACCGGACTGCGTGAGCAGCTGTCGGCGAAGCTGGGCGACGAGACGGTGGCGCTGATTCGTCCAAGACCGGAAGGGATTCGGGTACATGGTCCCGAGCACCGGACCGGAAGCATTCTGTATGAGGATCTGGGATTAAAGGCTCCAGCGTTCGTTCAGGCGATCAAGGATGATACCTCGGTTGAAATATCGATGGAGACTGTCTCTGATATCGGAGCAGACCGCTATTTCCTGCTCTCGGATGATCTGTTCGCCAAAGAGGCAGAGGCTCTGGCCAGCAGCCCGATCTGGAAATCCCTTGATGCAGTGAAGAATAACCGTGCCTATGATGTGAATTCAACGCTCTGGATCGCTTACTATGGTCCCCTTGCGATCAATATTATTGTAGATCAGGCCTCGGAAGCGCTGCTTGGAGCTCACTGA
- a CDS encoding (2Fe-2S)-binding protein, with protein MDRYLSSAPWRVLAEDYRMRLGEPPAGSVRTIALSELQDEAVCREYVSWLKEYIGAPDLQVAASMLAKRIGYLWIAPILTAMTVHNREVFFPLDRSFLYHPASAEETTFPFLALDGLQSASPPDDRGVWREAVVKENFAARLAPMLQTLAAVGPVSMAVLWENIMVRIAPLYAPGADLSGEERLRMQEDFTYLTRMAAGPLFSARRNPFTRFTEGSDEAPVAKSKRITCCFYYRMSGEYCRKCPKIDNENESQLK; from the coding sequence ATGGACCGCTATCTGTCGTCGGCCCCCTGGAGGGTACTGGCGGAGGATTACCGGATGAGGCTGGGGGAGCCGCCTGCGGGCAGTGTCCGTACCATCGCTCTGAGTGAGCTGCAGGATGAAGCGGTATGCCGCGAATATGTTAGCTGGCTTAAGGAGTATATCGGTGCGCCGGACCTGCAGGTTGCGGCTTCCATGCTGGCCAAGCGGATCGGCTATCTGTGGATCGCGCCAATACTGACCGCCATGACCGTTCATAATCGTGAAGTCTTCTTCCCGCTGGACAGAAGCTTCCTCTATCATCCGGCTTCTGCAGAAGAGACGACATTCCCATTCCTGGCGCTGGACGGGCTGCAGTCAGCCTCCCCGCCGGATGATCGGGGAGTGTGGCGCGAAGCTGTTGTTAAGGAGAATTTTGCGGCACGGCTTGCGCCGATGCTGCAGACGCTTGCCGCAGTTGGACCTGTCTCCATGGCTGTGCTGTGGGAGAATATTATGGTGCGTATTGCCCCGCTGTATGCGCCCGGAGCAGATCTGTCCGGCGAAGAAAGGCTGCGGATGCAAGAGGATTTTACGTATCTAACCCGGATGGCCGCCGGTCCATTGTTCAGCGCAAGACGCAACCCGTTCACCCGGTTCACCGAGGGGAGTGACGAGGCTCCGGTTGCGAAGAGCAAGCGTATCACCTGTTGCTTTTACTACCGGATGTCCGGGGAATATTGCAGAAAGTGTCCGAAAATTGACAATGAGAATGAATCTCAATTAAAATGA
- a CDS encoding GGDEF domain-containing protein — MSPTHVWIPVVFYWLPMLFFFYMGMDVLLRNPRKIEHRLVSATILCYFLMFLEEYFRYMLPMEYSPLLAAVWFANAGILIPGLGFHLIARLIGLHKRMPRPWYPYLFHILTLAIPAGLIGQRSYTSVQLFTVSGVWKWPVANTAYYGTLTASLLLSLVPIVMLRSRRKWSAADPAYQEHDGIFRLLEYGSWVTFLWVAVFGYFRFNEVLPPYTYIYGGLIWCFVLRLSMQRYEFLNHSGQRYKKMFQINSQAALLVSLSGSIKEANPSAGKMFDRLTLGKANLADLGGAGIVAKLKAQDDIGELEMVLHNGDSLIEVMINGDYVTVDHELHAVLLIRDIRLRNQHVRQIAFMAYHDPLTGLPNRRQFYDKLEEALAEAGQTGGELAILLLDLDRFKQVNDRWGHEAGDQMLCKVAAMLHQLVQPDGLAARFGGDEFVLFCPVARGGLTAAELEHRLLAAAAQATLDYEGEELKIDMSIGISLYPQDGTAPDVLLRQADKRMYAIKRGEAEGNHEI; from the coding sequence ATGAGCCCGACCCATGTATGGATACCTGTCGTATTTTATTGGCTGCCGATGCTCTTCTTTTTCTACATGGGAATGGATGTGCTGCTGCGCAACCCGCGGAAGATTGAACATCGTCTGGTAAGCGCTACAATTCTGTGCTATTTCCTGATGTTCCTGGAGGAGTACTTCCGGTATATGCTGCCAATGGAATATAGTCCGCTGCTGGCTGCGGTCTGGTTCGCCAATGCGGGTATCCTTATTCCAGGGCTGGGCTTCCATCTGATTGCCCGGTTAATCGGCTTACATAAGCGGATGCCCCGGCCATGGTACCCCTATCTGTTCCACATATTAACGCTGGCCATTCCGGCGGGACTTATTGGTCAACGCTCCTATACCTCCGTCCAACTGTTCACGGTATCCGGGGTGTGGAAGTGGCCGGTGGCCAATACAGCCTATTACGGGACCTTGACGGCAAGCCTGCTGCTTAGCCTAGTCCCCATCGTCATGCTGCGAAGTAGGCGCAAGTGGAGTGCCGCAGATCCTGCCTATCAGGAGCATGACGGTATCTTCAGGCTGCTGGAGTATGGCTCCTGGGTGACGTTCCTCTGGGTAGCGGTGTTCGGCTATTTCCGCTTCAATGAAGTGCTTCCGCCTTATACGTATATCTACGGAGGGCTGATCTGGTGCTTCGTGCTGCGGCTGTCCATGCAACGGTATGAGTTCCTTAATCATTCAGGACAGCGCTACAAGAAGATGTTCCAGATCAATTCGCAGGCTGCGCTGCTCGTCTCGTTGTCCGGCAGCATTAAGGAAGCGAATCCGAGTGCCGGTAAGATGTTCGACCGTCTGACTCTGGGGAAGGCTAACCTTGCTGATCTGGGCGGTGCGGGGATCGTAGCGAAGCTTAAGGCACAGGACGATATCGGTGAGCTGGAAATGGTGCTGCATAACGGGGACAGTCTGATCGAGGTAATGATTAACGGAGACTATGTGACCGTGGACCATGAGCTTCATGCCGTCCTGCTCATCCGCGATATCCGGCTGCGTAATCAGCATGTGCGGCAAATTGCCTTCATGGCCTATCATGATCCGCTAACCGGGCTGCCGAACCGCAGGCAGTTCTACGATAAGCTGGAGGAGGCACTTGCGGAAGCCGGGCAGACCGGCGGGGAGCTGGCGATCCTGCTGCTGGATCTCGACCGGTTCAAGCAGGTGAACGACCGCTGGGGGCATGAGGCCGGAGATCAGATGTTATGCAAGGTAGCGGCTATGCTCCATCAGCTGGTCCAGCCGGACGGGCTTGCGGCCCGCTTCGGCGGCGACGAATTCGTGCTGTTCTGCCCCGTGGCCCGGGGCGGGCTGACCGCCGCCGAGCTTGAGCACCGGCTGCTGGCAGCGGCTGCACAGGCCACGCTGGATTATGAAGGCGAAGAGCTGAAGATCGATATGAGCATCGGCATCAGCTTGTATCCGCAGGACGGAACGGCTCCGGATGTTCTTTTGCGCCAAGCCGACAAGCGGATGTATGCGATCAAGCGGGGAGAGGCGGAGGGAAATCATGAGATTTGA
- a CDS encoding ABC transporter ATP-binding protein, whose protein sequence is MHKWVFVCGFFVTTIMTLVNLLYPFLGGRLINIAFYDQDLNAFLKLCLIYAGILLFNQFIVATLNNLISSQIMTGFVFDIRRALLRKILHQKGKDLSGMYSGDLISRMNRDAKDIMNLVFWSGLWGYSNLLHIVFAVGFMFYYHVLLGVFTVVLVPVVFMVSRVFKQRALRVNRDLAAEQGRLSSYLFEIVANMREIKLLNAGRLVTRTYLRRTVSIHHKNVDNGRIEVTTERVNAFIMLAAQLLLFIICARLIVKGQMQLGVFVAAASYFNMAVTYFSSMGSKITDTWGQTVSLQRVAELLNEQEEDYREAQVPTLIKEGTIEFRNVSFGYTEERRVLDGFNLRVEGGSTVGIAGRSGAGKTTLGSLICNLYPVDGGELLIDGRNVNEYNLHSLRSQVGVVHQETVLYDNTLRYNLSFTNNRDRDSMLIEALKRAALHELVLNLPDGLDTVLGTSGQELSGGQKQRLAIARILVKNPRILVFDEATSSLDSKNEALIRQMTGELGQDRTLIIIAHRLSTLRGCDRIAVLEDGRVTGYDTHDVLIRSNKTYIDLFSEQCAGGEAV, encoded by the coding sequence ATGCATAAATGGGTGTTTGTATGCGGTTTCTTTGTGACTACTATAATGACTCTGGTGAACCTGTTGTATCCGTTCCTGGGCGGGAGGCTGATCAATATCGCTTTTTATGACCAGGATCTGAATGCCTTCCTGAAGCTGTGCCTGATCTATGCCGGAATCCTTCTGTTCAATCAGTTCATTGTGGCGACGCTCAATAATCTGATCTCTTCTCAAATAATGACGGGATTCGTGTTCGATATCCGGCGGGCGCTGCTGCGCAAGATTCTGCATCAGAAGGGGAAGGACCTCTCCGGGATGTACAGCGGCGATCTGATCAGCCGGATGAACCGCGATGCCAAGGACATTATGAATCTCGTCTTCTGGAGCGGACTGTGGGGGTATTCGAATCTGCTGCATATCGTGTTCGCGGTGGGGTTCATGTTCTATTATCATGTCCTGCTGGGCGTGTTCACGGTGGTGCTGGTTCCTGTCGTGTTCATGGTCTCCAGGGTTTTCAAGCAGAGAGCGCTCAGGGTCAACCGGGATCTGGCGGCAGAGCAGGGAAGGCTGTCCTCGTACTTATTTGAAATTGTGGCCAATATGCGGGAGATCAAGCTGCTGAATGCGGGGAGGCTCGTAACCCGTACATATCTGAGGCGTACAGTCTCTATCCATCACAAGAATGTGGACAATGGAAGAATCGAGGTAACCACCGAGCGGGTGAACGCATTTATCATGCTTGCCGCACAGCTGCTGCTGTTCATTATCTGCGCCCGGCTGATTGTGAAGGGGCAGATGCAGCTTGGTGTTTTTGTGGCTGCCGCCAGCTATTTCAATATGGCTGTGACTTACTTCAGCTCGATGGGCAGCAAGATTACCGATACTTGGGGGCAGACGGTGTCCTTGCAGCGTGTTGCGGAGCTCCTGAATGAGCAGGAGGAGGACTACAGAGAAGCCCAGGTGCCCACACTGATTAAGGAGGGGACGATTGAATTTCGTAATGTCAGCTTCGGATATACGGAGGAGAGGCGGGTACTGGACGGGTTCAATCTCCGTGTCGAGGGAGGAAGCACTGTGGGCATTGCCGGAAGGAGCGGAGCCGGGAAAACAACGCTCGGAAGCCTGATTTGCAACCTGTATCCTGTTGACGGCGGCGAGCTTCTAATCGATGGCCGCAATGTGAACGAATATAACCTGCACAGCTTGCGGAGTCAGGTGGGCGTGGTTCATCAGGAGACGGTTCTGTACGATAACACGCTGCGGTATAATCTCTCTTTTACTAATAACCGTGATCGGGACAGTATGTTAATTGAAGCACTTAAGAGAGCTGCGCTGCATGAGCTGGTCCTGAATCTCCCGGACGGGCTGGACACAGTGCTGGGAACTTCCGGGCAGGAATTATCAGGCGGCCAAAAGCAGCGTCTGGCTATTGCGCGAATCCTGGTCAAGAATCCGAGAATTCTGGTCTTCGATGAAGCGACTTCATCCCTCGACAGCAAGAATGAGGCGCTGATCCGGCAGATGACCGGTGAGCTTGGGCAAGACCGGACGCTGATCATCATCGCCCATCGGTTGTCCACGCTTAGAGGCTGTGACCGGATCGCAGTGCTGGAGGACGGCCGGGTCACAGGCTACGATACTCACGATGTGCTGATCAGAAGCAACAAAACGTATATAGATCTATTCAGCGAACAGTGTGCAGGAGGCGAAGCGGTATGA
- a CDS encoding phosphotransferase family protein, which translates to MRFEIGGGMECIEQTVRQFLSDKAKVLDIDSTPLHSGYQAVDLFRHRILVEIEGRQEYSSVITKMANGIERRVMHRLLDQGANVPFSRAGNLDSDHRVLLCIQDVDYKTDYQNLDIGMLQRKEMQALAYIHTRNRGLQEELSWLPRVSRAYIETIIDGLWRPVWEEAKHNERFVETFGTYISEIDALSGKIVDELEAVWKDETTHTLIHNDLNPGNVLVHNNDDVMFIDWEEARYGSLFLDIPMRIDRTQAGEYREVLTSLGWEHPADTFGQSYRAASRYLGLRYMTWSLGEWLRDPGTEAGLRRYLDMVIV; encoded by the coding sequence ATGAGATTTGAGATTGGCGGGGGGATGGAGTGCATTGAGCAGACTGTGCGGCAATTCCTGTCTGATAAGGCAAAGGTCCTTGATATCGACAGCACTCCGCTACACTCTGGCTATCAGGCGGTGGATTTATTCCGGCACAGGATTCTCGTGGAGATTGAAGGCAGACAAGAGTATAGCTCTGTGATTACCAAAATGGCGAATGGAATTGAACGGCGGGTAATGCACCGGTTATTGGATCAGGGGGCTAACGTCCCTTTTAGCAGAGCGGGTAATCTGGATTCGGACCATAGGGTGCTTCTGTGTATTCAGGACGTAGATTATAAGACGGATTATCAGAATCTGGATATCGGGATGCTTCAGCGCAAGGAAATGCAGGCTCTGGCTTATATACATACCCGTAATCGTGGATTGCAGGAGGAGTTATCCTGGCTCCCCCGGGTTAGCCGTGCATACATAGAGACTATAATTGATGGACTATGGAGACCCGTATGGGAAGAGGCCAAGCACAATGAACGGTTCGTGGAGACCTTCGGGACGTATATATCTGAGATCGATGCCTTATCGGGGAAAATAGTGGACGAGCTTGAAGCCGTCTGGAAGGATGAAACCACACACACGCTTATACATAATGATCTGAATCCCGGAAATGTATTGGTACACAATAATGATGACGTTATGTTCATTGACTGGGAAGAAGCGCGGTACGGCTCCCTGTTCCTGGACATCCCGATGCGAATTGACCGGACTCAAGCTGGAGAATACCGTGAGGTGCTGACTTCGCTGGGATGGGAGCATCCTGCGGATACGTTCGGGCAGAGCTATAGAGCTGCTTCGCGGTATCTCGGCCTGCGTTATATGACTTGGAGCCTGGGGGAGTGGCTAAGGGACCCTGGTACTGAGGCGGGGCTGCGGCGGTATTTGGATATGGTTATTGTGTAG
- a CDS encoding ABC transporter ATP-binding protein, producing MTMTRWAAYKALTQGIEGVRKPLLTLALFKLWNLVCGLLPLFLYSLLVNRVLVEKQLSGLWPVMAGYLAVFLLTTAGIAVSQRYSNQLLLKYDLRLKRKLLNTVSSLDYEEYSGYSIGDLKSRIEQDSAAAGRFFTVHLLDFSYAVLYAAALAVILVSYDWRIALLSFVFVPVSLLTVNVLGEKTRKAGEELWTLQNRYESFLHANLQNWKDIKTNNLEEAQLEELNGHYAAIRPVWFRSQLYQHLGVTYSFFTKNFITQLFIYFIGGLFVIKGYSEVGVLLVFISFYGQFFGFIETISNGLMNYKNDSVNISKVIGLLQAETDQRPYKRISGQKIEVQNLQFRYEGEAAFALDGISFSVGKGEHLAIVGQSGSGKSTLARLLTGQMKPQGGSVRIGGTDLHAVNSGSVAARVSIVVQEPVLFNMTIRENLLLARDGATEAELIACCRSANIYDFIVSLEQGLDTVIGEKGMKLSGGQKQRLSIARALVQGRDIIIFDESTSALDPENESDIRNELKRLSAGTTMISIAHRLSTIQDCDKVLVLQAGKVAACDTHANLRNRNEAYDLLFRSQYDALSHTTELVH from the coding sequence ATGACTATGACAAGATGGGCCGCCTATAAAGCGCTGACTCAGGGAATTGAAGGTGTCCGTAAGCCGCTGCTGACGCTCGCGCTGTTCAAGCTGTGGAATCTGGTCTGCGGGCTGCTTCCGTTATTCCTGTACTCCCTGCTCGTCAACCGCGTGCTGGTAGAGAAGCAACTGAGTGGCCTATGGCCGGTTATGGCGGGGTATCTGGCGGTATTCCTGCTTACGACGGCCGGGATTGCGGTCAGCCAGCGCTACTCCAACCAGTTGCTCCTGAAGTATGACCTGAGGCTTAAGCGCAAGCTGCTGAATACAGTGAGCAGCCTGGATTATGAGGAGTATAGCGGGTACAGCATTGGTGATCTAAAAAGCCGGATCGAGCAGGATTCAGCCGCAGCCGGACGGTTCTTCACGGTGCATCTGTTAGATTTCAGCTACGCTGTCCTGTATGCTGCTGCGCTGGCTGTGATTCTTGTAAGCTATGACTGGCGGATCGCCCTCCTTAGCTTCGTCTTCGTTCCGGTCTCCCTGCTGACGGTGAATGTCCTGGGCGAGAAGACGAGAAAGGCGGGGGAGGAGCTGTGGACGCTGCAGAACAGGTACGAATCTTTTTTACATGCGAATCTGCAGAACTGGAAGGATATTAAGACCAATAATCTGGAGGAGGCCCAGCTGGAGGAGTTGAACGGGCATTATGCAGCTATCCGTCCGGTGTGGTTCCGCAGCCAGCTCTACCAGCATCTGGGCGTTACTTATTCATTCTTCACCAAGAACTTCATTACCCAGCTGTTCATCTATTTCATTGGCGGACTCTTCGTGATTAAGGGTTATTCGGAGGTCGGTGTGCTGCTGGTGTTCATCAGCTTCTACGGGCAGTTCTTCGGGTTCATCGAGACGATCAGCAACGGCCTGATGAATTACAAGAATGATTCGGTGAATATCAGTAAAGTAATCGGACTGTTGCAGGCAGAGACGGACCAGCGGCCTTACAAACGCATTAGCGGACAAAAGATTGAGGTTCAGAATTTGCAGTTCCGCTATGAGGGGGAGGCTGCCTTCGCACTGGACGGGATTTCGTTCTCGGTGGGGAAGGGAGAGCATCTAGCCATCGTAGGGCAGAGCGGCAGCGGCAAGTCTACCCTTGCCAGGCTGCTGACCGGACAGATGAAGCCTCAGGGAGGGAGCGTCCGCATCGGCGGCACGGATCTGCATGCAGTGAACAGCGGGAGTGTGGCGGCCAGGGTAAGCATCGTGGTGCAGGAGCCTGTTCTGTTCAATATGACGATCCGGGAGAACCTGCTACTGGCGAGGGACGGGGCAACGGAAGCGGAGTTGATAGCCTGCTGCCGCAGCGCCAATATTTATGACTTCATTGTATCACTCGAGCAAGGGCTGGATACGGTTATCGGGGAGAAGGGGATGAAGCTCTCCGGGGGCCAGAAGCAGCGGCTGTCGATTGCCCGGGCGCTGGTGCAGGGGCGGGACATTATTATTTTCGATGAAAGTACAAGCGCCCTGGACCCTGAGAATGAGAGCGACATTAGGAATGAGCTGAAGCGTCTGTCTGCCGGCACAACCATGATCTCAATCGCGCACCGCCTCTCTACGATTCAAGACTGTGATAAGGTGCTGGTTCTGCAAGCCGGGAAGGTGGCAGCCTGCGATACCCATGCTAACCTGCGTAACCGGAATGAAGCGTATGATCTGCTGTTCCGCAGCCAATACGACGCCTTAAGCCATACCACAGAACTTGTTCATTGA
- a CDS encoding helix-turn-helix domain-containing protein: MPQQEQASLWSDTAVKMLDVRSGTVPPGGVLSETGLASNQLLLAIGGQGGLVMNGEGCHVQASFACHAAKGSAYTLSAGTDNIHYTAISYKAIPVAGAAHVLFPQRNHPLRTSFIHHSGSPAELHMAAERIAAKWSRGEGLERFHANALLQGMLYELMMEHERGQGGGEPDMVEVVAAYIAGHYRQELGLKELAALAGCGVRQLQRRFKQEKRLGPMEYVIRLRMESAERMLRYTDASIGEIAERTGYRDMYYFSRAFKKHYGVPPLLYRRAAASEQGTVTVPSGLPERSAFPHGSAQGPLIHHLRGEYRVTAAPQRIAVLDVQYADHLHALGMSPAGSVGFGSGALNFPAYFQERLVATEMLGTYEYPDLQAVERLRPDLIICTEVHAPHYERLRQVAPTIMFKRNESWQTILRLFGELTGKQAEAERMIADYLRRTALLSAELAPVLAGKSVALIRPRESIVRVHTASHRTGAVLYRDLGLPAPLFVADTASDTAYHISVDRLPAVHANYYFLLSNERMQGGISMTEQSVRGMLGTDQQRIYPVDAATWIGCYGPTGINCIVDQVAQALLA; encoded by the coding sequence ATGCCGCAACAAGAACAGGCAAGTCTATGGAGTGATACGGCGGTCAAGATGCTTGATGTGCGTAGCGGTACTGTGCCGCCCGGCGGTGTGCTTAGCGAAACGGGCCTGGCGTCTAATCAGCTGCTGCTGGCCATCGGCGGGCAGGGAGGGCTTGTGATGAATGGTGAAGGCTGCCATGTCCAGGCCTCTTTTGCTTGTCATGCTGCCAAAGGATCAGCCTATACTCTGAGTGCGGGAACAGACAACATTCATTATACAGCGATTAGCTACAAGGCCATTCCTGTTGCGGGAGCCGCCCATGTGCTCTTCCCGCAGCGCAATCACCCGCTGCGGACTTCGTTCATTCACCATTCCGGGTCCCCGGCGGAGCTGCATATGGCGGCGGAGAGAATTGCCGCAAAATGGAGCCGGGGAGAAGGGCTGGAACGCTTCCATGCCAATGCGCTGCTGCAAGGCATGCTCTACGAGCTTATGATGGAGCATGAACGCGGTCAGGGCGGGGGTGAGCCCGATATGGTGGAGGTTGTTGCCGCCTATATCGCGGGGCATTATCGTCAGGAGCTGGGGCTGAAAGAGCTGGCCGCGCTGGCCGGATGCGGCGTGCGGCAGCTCCAGCGGCGGTTCAAACAGGAGAAGCGGCTCGGGCCAATGGAATACGTAATCCGGCTGCGGATGGAGAGCGCAGAGCGGATGCTGCGTTATACGGATGCTTCCATCGGCGAGATCGCTGAGCGGACAGGCTACCGCGACATGTATTATTTCAGCAGGGCGTTCAAGAAGCATTATGGAGTTCCTCCGCTGCTCTACAGGCGTGCTGCTGCTTCAGAACAGGGGACGGTTACCGTTCCTTCGGGATTGCCGGAACGCTCGGCCTTCCCGCACGGCTCAGCACAGGGTCCGTTGATCCACCATCTGCGCGGCGAATATCGTGTTACCGCTGCTCCGCAGCGGATCGCCGTGCTGGACGTCCAATATGCTGACCATCTACATGCGCTGGGGATGTCCCCCGCAGGAAGTGTAGGCTTCGGAAGCGGGGCGCTGAATTTCCCCGCTTATTTCCAGGAGAGGCTTGTGGCAACGGAAATGCTCGGCACCTATGAGTACCCGGACCTGCAGGCTGTTGAACGGCTGCGCCCGGATCTGATTATCTGCACCGAGGTGCATGCTCCACACTACGAACGCTTAAGGCAGGTGGCGCCAACGATCATGTTCAAGCGCAATGAGAGCTGGCAGACGATTCTGAGGCTGTTCGGCGAGCTGACAGGCAAGCAGGCGGAGGCGGAACGTATGATTGCCGATTACCTGCGCCGTACGGCATTGCTGTCCGCAGAGTTGGCTCCGGTACTCGCGGGTAAGAGTGTGGCTCTGATCCGTCCGCGGGAGTCCATCGTCCGGGTACATACGGCTTCTCACCGCACAGGCGCTGTGCTGTACCGGGACCTTGGTCTGCCTGCTCCGTTATTTGTGGCGGACACCGCCTCTGACACGGCCTATCATATTTCCGTTGATAGACTTCCGGCTGTGCATGCTAACTACTACTTTTTGCTCAGCAACGAGAGGATGCAGGGAGGAATATCAATGACAGAACAAAGCGTGAGAGGCATGCTGGGTACAGACCAGCAGCGTATATACCCGGTAGATGCGGCTACCTGGATCGGCTGCTATGGACCGACAGGCATTAATTGTATCGTGGATCAGGTCGCCCAGGCCTTGCTGGCTTGA